The genome window CATTTCACGGTTAATATCGTTAGGACGGGAAAACTCCGTATCGCGAATAGCAACAGTTACATCGTTATCTACCGTAAGCTGACAAGCGTATTCCACACCTGAATCACCACCACCAACAACTAATATTTTTTCATGTCCACGACAATCGTAAGGATTGTGATTTATTTGTTTTTTAATAGAAGCCGGAATTTTCCATGAAGGCTTATTTGGTTTTCCCATTCTACCAATGGTTACAATAACTTTCTTAGCCTGAAATTCACCATTACGGGTAACCACATTGAATATACCATCTTCTTTTACAACACGGTCAACTTCGTTGTTATAAAGTGCATCAACTCCTTTATTATCCAACAAATCTTCGAAATAATCAAGAGTAGTTTCCTTAGTTCCATCGAAGAATTCAACGTTACCTTTCAGTTCTATTTCCTGCTTGTTGTAGACTTTATCGACCCTTTTAGAATCTTTATAATATTTTCTAATTGTTTGAGAGTGGTTTTCACCTTTCTCAATTAACAATACATTTTTTATGCCAAAAATTGAAGACTCAACAGCTGCAGCAATTCCTCCCGGACCACCACCAACTATTATTAAATCGTATACCATTTTTTTTGTGTTAATTTTAAAAGTTGTGCAAATATAATACAATGCGCAAAAACAACACTTAACATCATGTTAATTAGTGATAATTATCAATTTATTAATGACGAACAAAACCAACATATTGACAATCAACTCATTTCAACATTGCAAGCAAATGAATGACTTCGGTGTTTTTTATGCGCCTGTATCCTGCCATCCGTTATAGTCTCTACCTTCAGCTGCTTTTCGCAGAAGTCCT of Bacteroidota bacterium contains these proteins:
- a CDS encoding NAD(P)-binding domain-containing protein, whose protein sequence is MVYDLIIVGGGPGGIAAAVESSIFGIKNVLLIEKGENHSQTIRKYYKDSKRVDKVYNKQEIELKGNVEFFDGTKETTLDYFEDLLDNKGVDALYNNEVDRVVKEDGIFNVVTRNGEFQAKKVIVTIGRMGKPNKPSWKIPASIKKQINHNPYDCRGHEKILVVGGGDSGVEYACQLTVDNDVTVAIRDTEFSRPNDINREMAIRYEQEERLRVRYSANVESVELYEGRIKANYDNGFHTIYDRIILAIGGTTPIGFLQGSGVELDEGKHPVFDENYMTSVEGLYIVGDIVYKKGGSIAMAINHAYDVMKHIKASTKSEVLV